Proteins from a single region of Sphaerochaeta globosa str. Buddy:
- the mutL gene encoding DNA mismatch repair endonuclease MutL produces MKIKLLDPLVAQRIAAGEVIERPASVIRELLDNALDAGSKSIVASVIEGGLEEIKVIDDGEGIEREDLPLLCESHATSKVRELDDLYHIKSMGFRGEALYSIASVSRITIASSFQGQEPYQITVDNGRKEAVLPGGPRTGTMVTVEGLFKELPARRQFLKRPSTEATMARAVLLEKALAFPDRAFRFISDQTVRVDLVPTTRKQRVLDVLLLNQNIVSSEMLELYDSAGRFDLYAVCSSPAFSRSDRSHIKIYVNNRPVDEYSLVQAVTYGYGELLAGGSFPYCYLFIDVDPTLVDFNIHPTKREVKLRNKAEIHHQVVSMIASQIKRTIPRLVKQELEAEASPLLAPLYETKPSSYQASERSNRYEAPSQKAPLDSEWFQKARELLEGNRMQASRTTESQDIWAEQEDEQEFIYLGQAFNLFLVAQKKDDLFLVDQHAAHERLIFDEVREKKNIQQLMIPLSFEVERDVDTYLLEHQDVYLNLGIKLERTEDLLWQISSLPGLYRNIEAQLVSFIQKTTGDTQEVEKGLYAVVACHAAIKAGDTVDRMMALSLLTKVFQLDEPTCPHGRTFVVRLNKEELMKAVQRT; encoded by the coding sequence ATGAAGATTAAACTACTCGATCCCTTGGTAGCACAGCGTATAGCTGCCGGGGAGGTCATTGAACGACCAGCCTCAGTGATACGGGAGCTCTTGGACAACGCCCTCGATGCTGGAAGCAAATCCATTGTTGCCAGTGTCATCGAGGGGGGACTTGAAGAGATCAAGGTTATTGATGACGGTGAAGGCATAGAGAGAGAGGACCTACCTCTTTTGTGTGAGAGCCATGCCACCAGCAAGGTACGCGAGCTTGATGACTTGTATCATATCAAGAGCATGGGATTCCGCGGTGAGGCACTGTACAGTATCGCCTCTGTTTCCAGAATTACCATCGCCAGCAGTTTTCAAGGCCAAGAGCCCTACCAAATCACCGTAGACAACGGAAGAAAGGAAGCAGTTCTGCCCGGAGGCCCGCGTACCGGTACCATGGTGACGGTAGAGGGCCTGTTCAAAGAGCTTCCTGCAAGAAGGCAGTTTCTCAAGCGGCCTTCCACGGAAGCCACCATGGCCAGGGCGGTTCTGCTTGAGAAGGCGTTGGCGTTCCCCGATCGAGCCTTTCGTTTCATCAGCGACCAGACAGTACGGGTGGATTTGGTACCGACAACCAGAAAACAACGTGTCCTGGATGTATTGTTGCTCAATCAGAATATCGTAAGCTCTGAAATGCTTGAGCTGTACGATAGTGCCGGCCGTTTCGACCTCTATGCAGTCTGTTCTTCCCCCGCTTTCTCGCGCAGTGACCGCTCCCATATAAAAATCTATGTGAACAATCGTCCGGTTGACGAGTACTCACTGGTGCAGGCAGTAACCTATGGGTATGGAGAACTTCTCGCAGGAGGTTCGTTTCCGTATTGCTATCTCTTCATCGACGTTGATCCCACACTGGTCGACTTCAACATACACCCAACAAAACGAGAGGTGAAGCTACGCAACAAAGCTGAAATTCATCATCAGGTGGTCAGCATGATTGCAAGCCAAATCAAGCGAACCATTCCACGGTTGGTGAAACAGGAGTTGGAAGCTGAAGCTTCCCCTTTGCTTGCTCCGCTGTATGAGACAAAACCGAGTTCTTATCAGGCTTCGGAGCGCTCAAACCGGTATGAAGCCCCTTCGCAAAAGGCTCCGCTCGATAGTGAATGGTTCCAGAAAGCAAGAGAATTGCTGGAAGGAAACCGGATGCAAGCATCTCGCACAACCGAGTCACAGGACATCTGGGCCGAACAGGAAGACGAACAGGAGTTTATCTACCTTGGGCAGGCATTCAACCTTTTTCTGGTTGCCCAGAAAAAAGATGACTTGTTCCTGGTTGACCAGCATGCGGCCCACGAACGCTTGATATTTGACGAGGTGAGGGAGAAAAAGAACATTCAGCAGTTGATGATCCCTCTCTCTTTTGAAGTGGAACGGGATGTTGACACCTACTTATTGGAACATCAGGATGTATATCTGAATCTCGGTATCAAGCTTGAGCGAACGGAAGACCTGCTTTGGCAGATCTCTTCCTTACCTGGCTTGTACCGCAATATCGAGGCGCAGCTGGTTTCTTTCATCCAGAAGACTACCGGTGATACCCAAGAAGTAGAAAAGGGACTCTATGCCGTTGTTGCCTGCCATGCGGCGATTAAAGCCGGTGATACGGTTGACAGAATGATGGCACTATCGCTCTTGACCAAGGTTTTTCAACTCGACGAGCCTACTTGCCCGCATGGAAGAACCTTCGTGGTGCGATTGAACAAGGAAGAATTGATGAAAGCGGTACAGCGTACTTAG
- a CDS encoding 1-acyl-sn-glycerol-3-phosphate acyltransferase — translation MDITKYDDIAPYRGQAVCDAITRILENKDALYKILASLGPSETAEQQKQLSESAAYIAKILAKVQSYEDFQRYITAGIFLPAIIQKSVNTFSYSGAEQTEKELSYLFMSNHRDIVLDCALIDLALIKADRMPCEMAIGDNLLTNQFVTDLFKLNGGVTVKRTLPMREKYLESIRLSSYFVELITEENKSIWVAQKSGRAKDGLDVTTPAIIKMLHLSQKQKGVTFNEVVNRCRIVPIAVSYEYDPCDLIKAGEEVARIKSGEHTKKRYEDLISISRGMKGYKGNVHIAFGKPIQGFYENSEQVAQEVDRQIHTLYKLWPTNLFAYDYLEGGSRFASSYQNFDSEAFLYRFKGAREDVRLYALNAYANPVRSYLATQV, via the coding sequence ATGGATATTACAAAGTATGATGATATAGCTCCCTACCGGGGGCAGGCTGTTTGTGACGCCATAACACGCATTCTTGAGAACAAGGATGCCCTTTACAAGATTCTTGCTTCGTTGGGTCCATCCGAAACGGCTGAGCAACAGAAGCAGCTATCTGAAAGTGCCGCTTATATTGCAAAAATTCTTGCAAAGGTACAGAGCTATGAAGATTTTCAGCGGTATATCACCGCAGGAATTTTCTTGCCAGCCATCATCCAAAAGAGCGTCAATACTTTCTCGTATAGTGGTGCCGAACAAACCGAGAAGGAACTTTCCTATCTGTTTATGAGCAATCATCGGGACATCGTGCTCGACTGTGCATTGATCGACCTTGCCCTGATTAAGGCTGATAGAATGCCCTGTGAGATGGCGATCGGGGACAACCTCTTGACCAATCAATTCGTCACCGACCTCTTCAAGCTCAATGGAGGGGTTACCGTCAAGCGAACACTGCCGATGCGTGAGAAATATCTGGAATCAATTCGCTTGAGTTCTTATTTCGTTGAGTTGATCACCGAAGAGAACAAGTCCATCTGGGTCGCCCAGAAGAGTGGGCGGGCGAAGGATGGACTCGATGTCACCACCCCTGCAATTATTAAAATGCTTCACCTCTCCCAGAAACAGAAGGGAGTGACCTTTAACGAGGTAGTCAACCGCTGTCGGATAGTTCCAATCGCCGTGAGTTATGAGTACGATCCCTGCGACCTGATCAAGGCTGGTGAGGAAGTGGCACGCATCAAGAGCGGTGAACATACCAAGAAGCGATATGAGGACCTCATCTCCATATCCCGTGGTATGAAGGGCTACAAGGGCAACGTACATATTGCCTTCGGCAAGCCCATTCAGGGTTTCTATGAGAACTCCGAACAGGTTGCCCAGGAAGTGGACAGGCAAATCCATACACTGTACAAGCTTTGGCCGACCAATCTCTTTGCGTATGACTATCTTGAGGGTGGCAGTCGATTTGCTTCCTCGTATCAGAATTTCGATTCTGAAGCGTTCCTCTACCGATTCAAGGGTGCAAGAGAGGATGTCCGACTCTATGCCCTCAACGCATATGCAAACCCGGTTCGGTCATATCTTGCAACGCAAGTATAA
- a CDS encoding dihydroorotate dehydrogenase-like protein yields MADLSTSYLGLKLKNPLIAGSSPLTASLDNLKRCEDAGLSAVVLKSIFEEQIDVDSDSAVDGAEEYLAHADAYGFVKGASMERHIDAYLTLLEDAKRSLQIPVIASINCRQSGSWIEYANRFAACGADAIELNHYTVAADVEVEGNAIEKEYLSLVKAARKQIKLPLSLKMGPSFSSLANMLRRFDELSIDGVVLFNRFYSPDIDIEKLSLVPAQMLSSKDEYALSLRWTALMSDEVRYDICASTGIYSGSTVIKQLLAGAKAVQLCSVLLKQGLSSVAKIESELAQWMDSHSYSKISDFNGKLAQERMPDPAKWERVQYMKSILDAQKG; encoded by the coding sequence ATGGCAGACCTGTCTACATCATATCTTGGATTGAAGCTTAAAAACCCCCTTATTGCAGGAAGTAGTCCCCTGACCGCATCGTTGGACAACCTTAAGCGTTGTGAGGACGCTGGTCTTTCCGCAGTGGTTTTGAAATCTATCTTTGAGGAACAGATCGACGTGGATAGCGACAGTGCCGTTGATGGGGCAGAAGAGTATCTTGCCCATGCGGATGCGTATGGCTTTGTGAAGGGTGCAAGCATGGAGCGACACATAGATGCATACCTTACCCTGCTTGAGGATGCCAAACGCTCTTTGCAGATTCCTGTAATCGCATCCATCAACTGCCGTCAGAGTGGCAGCTGGATTGAATATGCAAACCGCTTTGCTGCTTGTGGTGCCGATGCTATCGAACTCAACCACTATACGGTCGCAGCTGATGTTGAAGTAGAGGGAAATGCCATTGAGAAAGAGTACCTTTCTTTGGTCAAGGCAGCTCGCAAGCAGATCAAGCTTCCCCTGAGTCTGAAGATGGGGCCTTCTTTTTCGTCCCTGGCCAACATGCTCCGACGTTTCGACGAGCTGTCCATCGATGGTGTGGTCCTGTTCAATAGGTTCTACAGCCCTGACATCGACATTGAAAAACTTTCCTTGGTGCCGGCCCAAATGCTCAGCAGCAAGGATGAATATGCACTTTCACTGAGGTGGACCGCTTTGATGAGCGACGAGGTCCGCTATGATATTTGCGCCTCCACCGGTATTTATAGCGGTAGCACTGTCATTAAGCAGTTGCTTGCCGGGGCCAAGGCCGTTCAGCTGTGCTCCGTCCTTTTGAAACAGGGACTCTCTTCTGTAGCAAAGATAGAGTCGGAGCTTGCACAGTGGATGGATTCACACTCCTACTCCAAGATTTCTGACTTCAATGGAAAACTCGCACAGGAGCGTATGCCCGACCCAGCCAAATGGGAGCGTGTGCAGTACATGAAGTCAATCCTGGATGCACAAAAGGGTTGA
- a CDS encoding Lrp/AsnC family transcriptional regulator, with the protein MKVKMDETNKAIIRQLCDGRKPFSAIAEELSITENTVRSRVNKLIDEGVLQISGLINPEAIPGLQVVMMGVKLKTLDLERKAKEFSELRGVISAAVVTGRYDLIVQLVLSEEEGLSLLDFFKFELDKISEISEVETFVVYQSHNFRIPYIL; encoded by the coding sequence ATGAAAGTTAAGATGGACGAGACGAACAAAGCGATTATCAGGCAACTTTGTGATGGACGAAAGCCGTTCAGTGCCATCGCAGAAGAACTGAGTATTACAGAGAATACCGTTCGCTCCCGGGTCAACAAGCTGATTGATGAGGGCGTACTGCAAATTTCAGGCTTGATCAATCCTGAGGCCATTCCAGGCCTTCAGGTGGTCATGATGGGGGTGAAGCTTAAAACCCTCGATCTGGAACGAAAAGCCAAGGAATTTTCTGAACTCAGGGGTGTTATCTCTGCAGCTGTGGTGACCGGCCGCTATGATCTTATCGTCCAACTGGTGCTCAGCGAGGAAGAAGGCTTGAGTCTGCTCGATTTTTTCAAGTTTGAACTTGATAAAATCAGCGAGATTTCCGAGGTTGAAACCTTTGTTGTCTATCAGTCGCATAATTTCAGGATTCCCTACATCCTGTAG
- the serC gene encoding 3-phosphoserine/phosphohydroxythreonine transaminase, whose amino-acid sequence MERKKNYFAGPSVMPVEVLEKLRDQMVEYNNQGLSMIEASHRGGMFEDMYDDCLALFKELLGISDEYDVYFLGGGATLQFTMIPMNFLRPGTVADYIRSGTWSNKAADDAEKLGKVHYYYDGKANKYTSLPDAKSVKPSKDSSYLYLCSNETIGGIEWQDWPDTGSVPLIADMSSDIFSRPVPVDKFDMIYGGVQKNLGPAGATFIIMKKSLLEKQNSNLTAYMDYSLHSKEKGLYNTPPVFTIWTVKLMLEWIKSNGGTLGMQKRALEKSKLIYDVIDSSSFFLSPVDPTFRSKMNLVFRLPSEELEEQFLGEAKKHGMLGLKGHRSVGGLRASLYNALPVEDVVALAQFMKEFERKNG is encoded by the coding sequence ATGGAACGCAAGAAAAATTATTTTGCCGGCCCCTCGGTGATGCCGGTTGAGGTATTGGAGAAGCTTCGGGACCAGATGGTCGAATACAACAACCAAGGCTTGTCCATGATTGAAGCCAGCCATCGCGGTGGTATGTTCGAGGATATGTACGACGATTGTCTTGCCTTGTTCAAGGAACTGCTGGGCATCAGTGATGAGTATGATGTGTATTTCCTCGGTGGTGGAGCCACCTTGCAATTTACCATGATTCCCATGAACTTTTTGCGTCCCGGTACCGTTGCTGACTACATTCGCAGTGGCACTTGGTCCAACAAGGCCGCCGATGATGCCGAGAAGCTGGGCAAGGTACATTACTATTATGATGGCAAGGCCAACAAATATACCTCACTGCCGGATGCCAAGAGTGTGAAGCCGAGCAAGGATTCAAGCTACTTGTACCTCTGTTCGAATGAAACAATCGGGGGCATTGAATGGCAGGATTGGCCTGATACCGGTTCAGTTCCTCTTATCGCCGACATGTCCAGCGACATTTTCAGCCGCCCGGTGCCTGTGGATAAGTTCGACATGATCTATGGCGGGGTACAGAAGAATCTGGGTCCTGCAGGGGCTACCTTCATTATTATGAAGAAGTCATTGCTTGAGAAACAGAACTCCAATCTTACCGCTTATATGGATTATAGCCTGCACAGCAAGGAAAAGGGATTGTACAACACTCCTCCTGTATTTACCATCTGGACGGTGAAGCTCATGCTGGAATGGATTAAGTCAAACGGCGGGACCTTGGGCATGCAGAAGAGAGCACTCGAGAAGAGCAAGTTGATTTATGATGTCATCGATTCTTCTTCCTTCTTCCTCAGTCCTGTCGATCCTACTTTCCGTTCAAAAATGAACCTGGTATTCCGCCTTCCCAGCGAAGAGCTTGAGGAACAGTTCCTTGGTGAAGCAAAGAAGCATGGAATGCTTGGCTTGAAGGGACACCGCTCTGTTGGAGGTTTGCGTGCTAGTCTGTACAATGCGCTTCCTGTCGAAGACGTGGTTGCCCTTGCTCAGTTCATGAAGGAATTCGAAAGGAAAAACGGGTGA
- a CDS encoding NAD(P)-dependent oxidoreductase, with translation MLILISDAFDASLPQKLKSFGEVTTDKNRLSEAHVVLVRSKTKCTKEYIDQAPNLKLIIRGGVGIDNIDKPYAESKGIIVRNTPKSSAIAVAELAFALMLSTPNNLVAYHNGMKRGEWLKNLKRTELYGKTLCLFGIGNIASKVAERAKAFGMTVVAYDKYVSSSPLAKMVGTPEEAVADADYISLHLPLTDETRGMVNKTLISHCKKQPVVINTGRGLCVDAQDMVAALADGSVAWYCTDVYPSDPPSEDYPILKAERVTLTPHVGANSEENLDRIGEETYEIMDELQKGGKI, from the coding sequence ATGCTAATTCTGATTTCTGATGCTTTTGATGCTTCACTTCCCCAAAAGCTCAAATCGTTCGGAGAAGTAACTACTGACAAGAATCGGCTGAGTGAGGCACATGTTGTGCTGGTGCGCAGCAAGACCAAGTGTACAAAAGAGTACATCGACCAAGCCCCGAATCTAAAGTTGATCATCCGCGGTGGTGTTGGTATCGACAACATTGACAAACCGTATGCAGAGAGCAAAGGAATTATTGTTCGCAATACTCCCAAATCCTCGGCGATTGCCGTGGCGGAGCTTGCTTTTGCCCTGATGCTGAGTACTCCCAACAATTTGGTTGCCTACCACAATGGCATGAAGAGGGGAGAATGGCTGAAGAATCTCAAGCGTACCGAGCTGTACGGCAAGACTTTGTGCCTCTTTGGTATCGGTAATATTGCTTCCAAGGTTGCCGAACGTGCAAAGGCTTTTGGCATGACGGTCGTAGCATATGACAAATATGTCTCTTCTTCCCCCTTGGCAAAGATGGTAGGAACCCCTGAGGAAGCAGTAGCTGATGCTGACTACATCTCCTTGCATCTTCCTTTGACCGATGAGACTCGCGGTATGGTAAACAAGACTTTGATTTCCCACTGCAAGAAGCAGCCGGTGGTCATCAATACCGGTCGTGGACTTTGTGTGGATGCCCAGGATATGGTAGCAGCCCTCGCTGATGGCAGCGTCGCCTGGTATTGTACCGATGTGTATCCCTCCGACCCCCCCAGTGAAGACTATCCGATTCTCAAAGCTGAACGGGTGACGCTCACCCCCCATGTCGGTGCCAATAGTGAAGAGAACCTCGACCGTATTGGTGAGGAAACGTATGAAATCATGGATGAGTTGCAGAAGGGAGGAAAGATCTAA
- the rpsU gene encoding 30S ribosomal protein S21, with protein sequence MAFVKVDDNEPLEKSIKRFKRMVEKEGIIREWKKREYFEKPSTILNRKKKALARKQMKKVRKLHGTKGF encoded by the coding sequence ATGGCATTCGTAAAAGTAGACGACAATGAACCTCTTGAAAAGTCAATCAAGCGTTTTAAGCGCATGGTTGAGAAAGAAGGTATCATCCGCGAATGGAAGAAGCGGGAGTACTTTGAAAAGCCCTCCACCATCCTTAACAGGAAAAAGAAAGCTCTTGCACGCAAGCAGATGAAGAAGGTGCGCAAGCTCCATGGCACAAAAGGCTTTTAA
- the recJ gene encoding single-stranded-DNA-specific exonuclease RecJ, with amino-acid sequence MHEQYGLDMLSASILVRRGQVSSEQVKFFLEQELTYLHNPFLFDDMEEVVDRINEAIVEGEKVCVVGDRDVDGITSTALLVQELRTMGLEVGYQLPEGDDPYGMTLRGVDKAYEDKVTLMITVDCGISNFAEIAHAHSLGIDTIVLDHHISGDTLPPALAIIDPKMPGSGYPFEHLAGCGVVAKVIWALRFSQTDFYREECILLHAQPGHDTIIIQAMRIQNLLVIDRVIEEINPGLLPPSQSKALAFLSCGLPILVLDAQAELVQLKQAFSKKIDIHVVDMRSQMEAVMPVMKNKGLFALSNISRAIKYSPFGKDELQVLFTLFVAYCMKRYPGLDTEYESILDLVAIGTVADLMPMEDENRIMVKRGLKVLAQGRRESLMPLFSMQNLLGKQLSTSDISWQISPVINASGRMGKPSVALEMMLSNDISQTEELAGQLLRLNKERQKLGEEAWDRMLKMAKDSFEATGSKLVVVEDSTLSRGITGVMASRLLKQFNAPAIVLATVAEGRVSASMRSPDSFNARDFLSRFSDLFLDFGGHACAGGFSMDISQLEIFKKRVMDEIDSMDCLPEEVAEINIDCTLPEAYMTPDIIKVVEFFEPYGEKNTPLVFLMEGAVIENIQIMNNKNGSVQHVKMTLAFGEYKWPALYWNAADRIGKDFDVGTSVDIAFRLGRNYFRNQETLQITILDLKPSN; translated from the coding sequence TTGCATGAACAGTATGGTCTGGATATGCTCAGTGCATCCATTCTCGTCAGAAGAGGACAGGTCTCCAGCGAGCAAGTAAAGTTTTTTTTGGAGCAAGAGTTAACGTATTTACATAATCCCTTCCTCTTCGATGACATGGAGGAAGTGGTGGATCGCATCAATGAAGCAATCGTTGAGGGCGAGAAGGTATGTGTGGTCGGGGACCGCGATGTGGATGGGATTACCAGCACCGCCTTGTTGGTGCAGGAACTCAGGACCATGGGGCTTGAGGTCGGCTATCAGTTGCCCGAGGGAGACGATCCCTACGGCATGACCCTGCGTGGTGTGGATAAGGCATACGAGGACAAGGTGACGTTGATGATCACTGTCGACTGCGGTATTTCCAACTTCGCAGAGATCGCCCATGCCCATAGCCTTGGAATCGACACGATTGTATTGGACCACCACATCAGCGGCGATACGCTGCCCCCGGCCTTGGCCATTATCGATCCCAAAATGCCGGGTTCGGGGTATCCCTTCGAGCATCTGGCCGGTTGTGGGGTGGTAGCCAAGGTAATCTGGGCTCTACGCTTCAGCCAGACTGATTTCTACCGGGAGGAATGCATCCTGCTTCACGCCCAGCCTGGACACGATACAATTATCATCCAAGCGATGCGTATCCAAAACCTGTTGGTCATCGATCGGGTGATAGAAGAAATAAACCCGGGTTTGCTGCCTCCTTCCCAAAGCAAGGCTTTGGCCTTTCTTTCGTGCGGCTTGCCTATTTTGGTACTCGATGCCCAAGCAGAATTGGTGCAGCTGAAACAAGCATTCTCCAAAAAAATTGATATTCATGTGGTGGATATGCGTTCACAAATGGAAGCTGTGATGCCTGTCATGAAGAACAAGGGTCTGTTCGCCCTTTCCAATATCAGCAGGGCCATCAAGTACTCTCCTTTCGGCAAGGATGAGCTGCAGGTTCTCTTTACCTTGTTTGTAGCCTATTGCATGAAGCGCTATCCCGGTCTGGATACTGAATATGAGTCGATTCTTGACTTGGTTGCCATTGGTACCGTTGCAGATCTTATGCCGATGGAGGATGAGAACCGCATAATGGTCAAGCGTGGGTTGAAGGTTTTGGCCCAAGGTAGAAGAGAATCTCTGATGCCTCTGTTCTCCATGCAGAACCTTCTTGGAAAACAACTTTCAACCAGCGATATCTCCTGGCAGATCAGTCCAGTCATCAATGCCTCCGGAAGAATGGGGAAGCCATCCGTTGCGTTGGAAATGATGCTCAGTAACGATATTTCCCAAACAGAGGAGCTGGCCGGTCAACTCCTCAGGCTCAACAAGGAGCGGCAGAAGCTTGGAGAGGAAGCCTGGGATCGAATGCTCAAAATGGCAAAGGACAGCTTTGAGGCTACCGGCTCCAAGCTGGTGGTTGTTGAGGATTCCACGTTGTCACGAGGGATTACCGGTGTTATGGCAAGTCGGCTGCTTAAGCAGTTCAATGCTCCTGCCATCGTACTTGCAACGGTAGCGGAGGGAAGGGTCAGTGCTTCGATGCGAAGCCCGGACTCGTTCAATGCCCGTGATTTTCTCAGTCGTTTCAGTGATTTGTTTCTTGACTTCGGCGGCCATGCCTGTGCCGGCGGCTTTTCCATGGATATTTCTCAGCTGGAGATTTTCAAAAAGCGGGTTATGGACGAGATTGATTCCATGGACTGCCTGCCTGAAGAAGTTGCAGAGATCAACATCGATTGCACCCTGCCTGAGGCATATATGACTCCCGACATCATCAAGGTAGTCGAGTTCTTTGAACCCTACGGGGAGAAGAATACTCCTCTGGTCTTTTTGATGGAAGGGGCGGTTATTGAGAACATACAAATCATGAACAATAAAAACGGTTCGGTGCAGCATGTAAAAATGACGCTTGCTTTCGGAGAGTACAAGTGGCCGGCTTTATATTGGAATGCTGCCGACCGTATCGGCAAGGATTTTGATGTTGGGACCAGCGTGGATATAGCCTTCAGGCTCGGCAGGAATTACTTTCGTAATCAGGAAACATTGCAGATTACGATTCTGGACCTAAAGCCGTCAAATTGA
- the recO gene encoding DNA repair protein RecO: MERNVSSLAIVLHSQRHGQLNRRLKLLSVDFGIIDVISYGARKSLKSVKAEVFTDAQFFLYYNPVKKDYTLKDAQVVATHDDIRDDLSRTYCALFFCELLLKTNGGESAGEYQLLSTALDMLTAFPKRTDQILIQFVHRLTDLLGLRTDLTSCPICERLYGEKEILSFSSSLSCPCCSACASLDSGMLLPPGARRYLVLTSKLGYEESVLVPLSPTATQRIKNYLLRYAQIITGGTLKTLSAGILQEGADQ; the protein is encoded by the coding sequence ATGGAGCGTAATGTATCGTCTTTGGCTATCGTCTTGCACAGTCAGCGGCACGGTCAGCTGAATCGACGACTGAAGCTTCTCAGTGTGGACTTCGGGATCATTGATGTTATCAGCTATGGGGCACGTAAGTCACTGAAGTCGGTAAAGGCCGAAGTTTTTACGGATGCACAGTTTTTCCTCTACTATAATCCAGTAAAGAAGGATTATACGCTCAAGGATGCCCAGGTTGTAGCCACGCACGATGATATCAGGGATGACTTGTCTCGTACGTATTGTGCCCTATTTTTCTGTGAGTTGCTGCTCAAGACCAATGGAGGAGAGAGTGCAGGGGAGTATCAATTGTTGAGCACTGCTTTGGATATGCTTACTGCATTTCCAAAGCGAACCGATCAGATACTTATCCAATTCGTCCACCGGCTGACCGACTTGCTTGGCCTTCGTACCGATTTGACCAGCTGCCCCATCTGTGAACGGTTGTACGGGGAAAAAGAGATCCTCAGTTTTTCCTCTTCCCTTTCCTGTCCCTGTTGCAGCGCATGCGCATCGCTTGATTCTGGTATGTTGCTCCCCCCTGGGGCACGCCGATATTTAGTGCTCACCTCCAAGTTGGGATATGAAGAGAGTGTACTCGTACCCCTGAGTCCGACTGCCACCCAACGGATCAAGAACTACCTACTCAGGTATGCTCAGATCATAACCGGTGGAACACTCAAAACCTTGTCTGCAGGCATCCTTCAGGAAGGAGCAGACCAATGA
- a CDS encoding DUF4105 domain-containing protein has translation MKRTILSLYLVLLCFSLSAYSIIPQEVEQPFDSTQELSKIDFLKPLAANQESWVDQTSISLMTVGPGDPLYAWFGHSALIVKQPSGTQIMYDWGIFDYDQENFYLNFARGRMYYYVVASEASWRIQEAIDEMRDVKIVELNFPKEAKFALIAFLQKNIKTEYSTYLYHFYYDNCATRIRDIIDFATHGEFSAWASIVPSQGSYRQLTMQNLIHSPALFWVLDTLQSRIIDTRLNRYDELFLPEKLHQAVVDFTYADGTRLVAEEHILQDTSEENIRFTVGNKLVNYDWAYWLFGLSLALLLGLIGKKFPALRRVAFGLLMVGLAALGSLLLFMMVFSDMDMTYFNENILFLNPLLLIPAFSFLIQKKQSSRFLAYCSAIMLVLLVLKWFVPAFALQDNLRTIAVLLPTYILGSAFQSRSKGEKR, from the coding sequence ATGAAACGGACCATCCTCAGCCTATACCTAGTACTTCTGTGCTTTTCGCTGTCGGCTTACAGCATAATCCCCCAAGAAGTAGAGCAGCCCTTTGACAGCACACAAGAGCTTTCCAAAATCGATTTCCTCAAGCCCTTGGCTGCCAATCAAGAGAGTTGGGTCGACCAGACCTCGATTTCTCTTATGACGGTAGGGCCGGGAGATCCCCTGTATGCCTGGTTCGGCCACTCCGCCCTCATCGTAAAGCAACCTTCAGGGACGCAGATCATGTATGACTGGGGAATCTTTGACTATGACCAAGAAAATTTCTATCTGAATTTCGCACGGGGAAGAATGTATTACTATGTGGTGGCAAGCGAGGCGTCCTGGCGCATCCAAGAAGCCATCGATGAGATGCGCGATGTCAAAATTGTTGAACTGAATTTCCCCAAGGAAGCAAAATTTGCGCTCATCGCCTTCCTGCAAAAAAACATCAAGACTGAATACAGCACCTATCTCTACCACTTTTATTATGACAACTGCGCGACAAGAATCCGCGATATCATTGACTTTGCGACCCATGGAGAGTTCAGCGCTTGGGCAAGCATAGTCCCCTCACAAGGCAGCTATCGTCAGCTGACCATGCAGAACCTGATACACAGTCCTGCACTCTTCTGGGTGCTCGACACCCTCCAAAGCAGAATCATCGATACCCGGCTGAATCGCTATGACGAGCTGTTCCTGCCTGAAAAACTTCACCAAGCAGTTGTGGATTTCACGTATGCAGACGGTACAAGACTGGTTGCTGAAGAACACATTTTACAGGATACATCCGAAGAGAACATCCGATTCACCGTGGGAAACAAATTGGTCAACTATGACTGGGCGTATTGGCTCTTCGGCCTTAGCCTTGCCTTGCTTCTTGGGCTTATCGGAAAAAAATTTCCTGCTCTTAGACGAGTAGCTTTCGGCCTGTTGATGGTTGGCCTGGCCGCATTGGGCTCGCTGCTACTCTTTATGATGGTATTTTCCGATATGGATATGACCTACTTCAATGAAAACATTCTCTTTTTGAATCCCTTGCTGTTGATTCCCGCTTTCAGCTTCCTGATACAAAAAAAGCAGAGCTCCAGGTTTTTGGCCTACTGCTCTGCAATCATGCTGGTGTTACTTGTGCTCAAATGGTTCGTTCCCGCATTTGCCCTGCAGGACAACCTGAGAACCATTGCAGTCCTGCTTCCTACCTATATATTAGGGTCGGCCTTTCAAAGCAGGAGCAAGGGTGAAAAGCGCTAG